One Spinacia oleracea cultivar Varoflay chromosome 4, BTI_SOV_V1, whole genome shotgun sequence DNA segment encodes these proteins:
- the LOC110797259 gene encoding S-adenosylmethionine synthase 1 translates to MASAVDTFLFTSESVNEGHPDKLCDQISDAVLDACLEQDPESKVACETCTKTNLVMVFGEITTKGNVDYEKIVRQTCRNIGFISPDVGLDADNCKVLVYIEQQSPDIAQGVHGHLTKRPEEIGAGDQGHMFGYATDETPELMPLSHVLATKLGARLTEVRKNGTCPWLRPDGKTQVTVEYFNENGAMVPIRVHTVLISTQHDETVTNDEIAADLKEHVIKPVIPEKYLDEKTIFHLNPSGRFVIGGPHGDAGLTGRKIIIDTYGGWGAHGGGAFSGKDPTKVDRSGAYIARQAAKSIVASGLARRCITQISYAIGVPEPLSVFVDTYGTGKIPDKEILKIVKESFDFRPGMIAINLDLLKGGSRYLKTAAYGHFGRDDPDFTWEVVKSLKWDKPQA, encoded by the coding sequence ATGGCCTCCGCAGTTGACACCTTCCTTTTCACCTCCGAATCCGTGAACGAGGGACACCCAGACAAGCTCTGTGATCAGATCTCTGATGCAGTTCTTGATGCTTGCCTTGAGCAAGACCCCGAGAGCAAGGTTGCTTGTGAGACCTGCACAAAGACCAATTTGGTCATGGTCTTTGGTGAGATCACCACCAAGGGAAATGTAGACTATGAGAAGATTGTACGTCAGACTTGCCGTAACATTGGATTCATCTCTCCCGACGTGGGTCTTGATGCCGACAACTGTAAGGTCTTGGTTTACATTGAGCAGCAGAGCCCTGATATTGCCCAGGGTGTCCATGGTCACCTTACCAAGCGGCCCGAGGAGATTGGTGCTGGTGACCAAGGTCACATGTTTGGGTATGCCACTGATGAGACCCCTGAGTTGATGCCCTTGAGTCACGTCCTAGCCACCAAGCTCGGAGCCCGTCTCACTGAGGTCCGTAAGAACGGTACCTGCCCGTGGTTGAGGCCCGATGGAAAGACCCAAGTCACTGTTGAGTACTTCAACGAGAACGGTGCCATGGTTCCCATCCGTGTCCACACCGTCCTCATCTCGACCCAGCACGATGAGACCGTTACCAACGATGAAATCGCCGCTGACTTGAAGGAGCACGTGATCAAGCCCGTGATCCCAGAGAAATACCTTGACGAGAAGACCATCTTCCACCTTAACCCATCTGGCCGTTTCGTGATTGGTGGACCTCACGGTGATGCTGGTCTTACCGGACGTAAGATCATCATCGACACCTATGGAGGATGGGGCGCCCACGGTGGTGGTGCTTTCTCCGGAAAGGACCCAACCAAGGTCGACAGAAGTGGTGCTTACATTGCTAGGCAGGCAGCCAAGAGTATTGTTGCAAGTGGCCTTGCCCGCCGTTGCATTACCCAGATCTCTTACGCCATTGGTGTCCCCGAGCCATTGTCCGTGTTCGTTGACACTTACGGAACAGGAAAGATCCCCGACAAGGAGATCCTCAAGATAGTCAAGGAATCCTTTGACTTCAGGCCCGGTATGATCGCCATCAACCTCGACCTTCTAAAGGGTGGAAGCAGGTACTTGAAGACCGCAGCTTACGGACACTTTGGAAGGGACGACCCCGACTTCACATGGGAGGTCGTGAAGTCCCTCAAGTGGGACAAACCCCAAGCTTAA